A genomic window from Thermococcus nautili includes:
- a CDS encoding tungsten cofactor oxidoreductase radical SAM maturase, protein MENYHLFDLSDYKVLIPKKPDIHYLYIEITNRCNLRCEMCFKQYWDDPEGDMDWELFLKILDDAEELPELEMIYFGGIGEPTVHPRFMDMAREVKKRGFALGISTNGFLLTDKRIEELVKLGLDLIYFSIDSVPTQPVDIGHIKPDYTSSRIRKIQEVKKKLGSDVPHIGVEVVATKENYKELPEIAHYVGSLGVDTLLISNLIPITKEHAELIVYDGSVDMKPIVDKLEAIYHGYLHKIAEFSLRTERKCEFVDKKVAVVRWDGEVAPCYRFLHTYPEIVFGREKKVYAHSFGNVREKSLAEIWTSREYSWFRYVVKNALYPSCTDCPLNESCSFVQDTNYDCWGNTPSCADCLWARRIVLCPIPEKGMKGFW, encoded by the coding sequence ATGGAGAACTACCACCTTTTCGATTTGTCGGACTACAAGGTTCTAATCCCCAAGAAGCCGGACATCCACTACCTCTACATAGAGATAACCAACCGCTGTAACCTTCGCTGTGAGATGTGCTTCAAGCAGTACTGGGACGACCCCGAGGGCGACATGGACTGGGAGCTGTTCCTCAAGATTCTCGACGACGCCGAAGAGCTTCCCGAGCTCGAAATGATTTACTTCGGCGGAATCGGAGAGCCGACCGTTCATCCGCGCTTCATGGACATGGCGCGAGAGGTCAAAAAGCGCGGTTTCGCCCTTGGAATAAGCACCAACGGCTTCCTCCTCACCGACAAGCGCATCGAAGAGCTGGTGAAGCTCGGCCTCGACCTCATATACTTCTCCATTGACTCCGTGCCGACTCAGCCGGTTGACATCGGCCACATAAAGCCAGACTACACCAGCTCGCGCATAAGGAAGATTCAGGAGGTAAAGAAGAAGCTCGGAAGCGACGTTCCCCACATCGGCGTCGAGGTGGTTGCGACCAAGGAGAACTACAAGGAACTGCCCGAGATAGCTCACTACGTCGGTTCCCTCGGCGTTGACACTTTGCTCATCTCAAACCTGATTCCAATCACCAAGGAGCACGCGGAGCTGATAGTCTACGACGGTTCCGTTGACATGAAGCCCATCGTTGACAAGCTGGAAGCGATATATCACGGCTACCTCCACAAGATAGCCGAGTTCTCCCTGAGGACAGAGAGAAAGTGCGAGTTCGTTGACAAAAAGGTGGCCGTCGTCCGCTGGGATGGCGAAGTTGCTCCCTGCTACCGCTTCCTCCACACCTATCCCGAGATAGTCTTCGGCAGGGAGAAGAAGGTCTACGCTCACTCCTTCGGCAACGTCCGCGAGAAGAGCCTGGCGGAGATATGGACGAGCAGGGAATACAGCTGGTTCCGCTACGTTGTCAAAAACGCCCTCTATCCGAGCTGCACCGACTGCCCGCTGAACGAGTCCTGCTCCTTCGTGCAGGACACCAACTACGACTGCTGGGGCAACACGCCGAGCTGTGCGGACTGTCTTTGGGCAAGGAGAATAGTGCTCTGCCCGATTCCGGAGAAGGGTATGAAGGGCTTCTGGTAG
- a CDS encoding glycosyltransferase — translation MKVSVIVPTYNERDNLPELFERISKALKGYDYEIIVVDDDSPDETWKLAEELSKDYPVKVIRRTDEKGLSSAVIRGFKEATGDVFVVMDADLQHPPEVIPELLKAIEEGADIAIASRYVPGGGVKNWYWYRKLISKGAIMLGRLALPKIRDVKDPVSGFFALRREVVEGVELNPVGFKILMEILIKGNYRKVVEVPFVFGLRKAGESKLSGKTMLNYLRHLYRLMRWEGELDRLIKFSLVGLSGVLVNEGFLWLFVHLGLNRYVANIPATELAILNNFLWNDLWTFKDLKRKPLWKRLVSFHVAALTGAVVQWAIYVPLVWLGLHYLIANLIGIGASFVVRFAVNRHVTWG, via the coding sequence GTGAAGGTCAGCGTCATCGTCCCAACGTACAACGAGCGCGATAACCTTCCCGAGCTCTTCGAGAGGATTTCAAAGGCGCTAAAAGGCTACGATTACGAGATAATCGTAGTTGACGACGACTCTCCCGACGAAACCTGGAAGCTCGCCGAGGAGCTCTCGAAGGATTATCCCGTTAAGGTAATCAGGAGAACCGACGAGAAGGGCCTCTCATCCGCTGTAATAAGGGGGTTTAAGGAAGCAACAGGCGACGTTTTCGTCGTGATGGATGCGGATTTACAGCACCCTCCTGAAGTCATCCCCGAGCTTCTGAAGGCGATAGAGGAAGGTGCTGACATCGCGATAGCCAGCAGATACGTTCCAGGGGGCGGTGTTAAGAACTGGTACTGGTACAGAAAGCTCATCTCGAAGGGCGCCATAATGCTCGGCCGCCTCGCCCTCCCCAAAATCCGGGACGTTAAAGACCCCGTGAGCGGTTTCTTTGCCCTCAGGCGGGAGGTTGTAGAGGGCGTTGAGCTGAACCCGGTTGGCTTCAAAATCCTCATGGAGATTCTAATCAAGGGCAACTACCGGAAGGTTGTGGAGGTTCCCTTCGTCTTCGGCCTGAGGAAGGCCGGCGAGAGCAAGCTGAGCGGGAAGACGATGCTGAACTACCTCAGACACCTCTACCGGCTCATGCGCTGGGAGGGCGAGCTCGACAGGCTGATAAAGTTCTCGCTCGTGGGTCTCTCCGGAGTCCTCGTCAACGAGGGCTTCCTCTGGCTCTTCGTTCACCTCGGCCTCAACCGCTACGTTGCCAACATCCCTGCAACGGAGCTCGCGATACTCAACAACTTCCTGTGGAACGACCTGTGGACATTCAAAGACCTCAAGAGAAAGCCCCTCTGGAAGAGACTTGTCAGCTTCCACGTCGCGGCCTTGACCGGCGCCGTTGTCCAGTGGGCGATATACGTGCCCCTCGTGTGGCTCGGCCTGCACTACCTCATAGCCAACCTGATAGGCATCGGTGCCTCCTTCGTCGTCCGCTTCGCCGTCAACAGGCACGTCACGTGGGGTTGA
- a CDS encoding RAD55 family ATPase yields the protein MYVGELLKGLDRLPTGVPGLDNLIGGGFLPGRVYLITGPPGSGKTTLGIQFLVEGANNDEKGLFISLFETQDVILRDMLRYNFGILEHFQSKRIAFYDLGEILLSTNRELTWDELFKLLIEIIKREKAKRVVIDSFSLFESFVSDPAGKKKALGRFVRLLRSLEVTTLLLAEMLSSEKYTDEYYLADGVIVLHHFMRNYQMVRALQILKMRGVPHDSNLKRLRFTTDGIRVYPEAPL from the coding sequence ATGTACGTAGGCGAGCTACTCAAGGGACTCGACAGACTGCCAACGGGCGTCCCGGGGCTCGACAACTTAATCGGCGGCGGCTTCCTGCCGGGCAGGGTTTACCTGATTACAGGGCCACCGGGTAGCGGTAAGACTACCCTTGGAATACAGTTCCTCGTCGAGGGTGCCAACAACGACGAGAAGGGTCTCTTCATATCGCTCTTTGAGACCCAGGACGTTATCCTGCGCGACATGCTTCGCTACAACTTCGGAATCCTTGAGCACTTCCAGTCCAAGAGGATAGCCTTCTACGACCTCGGCGAGATTCTGCTGAGCACGAACCGCGAGCTCACCTGGGACGAGCTTTTCAAGCTCCTCATCGAGATTATCAAGCGTGAGAAGGCCAAGCGCGTTGTTATTGACTCATTCAGCCTCTTCGAGTCATTCGTCAGCGACCCTGCGGGAAAGAAAAAGGCCCTCGGAAGGTTCGTCAGGCTCCTCCGCTCCCTTGAGGTCACGACCCTTCTCCTCGCCGAGATGCTCAGCTCTGAAAAGTACACAGACGAGTACTACCTTGCCGATGGGGTGATAGTGCTCCACCACTTCATGCGCAACTACCAGATGGTCAGGGCGCTCCAGATACTCAAGATGCGCGGCGTTCCGCACGACAGCAACCTGAAGAGGCTTCGCTTCACGACAGACGGAATAAGGGTCTATCCGGAGGCCCCGCTATGA
- a CDS encoding DUF4910 domain-containing protein, which produces MKLPDVRLSPERVLKEISEIAEFHRIQGSRELVESVEMIKERLDELGVENRLLRSAYDGKTWHGTLASPIAWNPVRGELSYGERKLTTEESPLLIMAHSPDGEAKAELLPVFRDEDWEKAEGKIVLVGRNWRDAYKRANEAGAKAFIAYREGTGEFYPYIGLFLTRDDLEWAKIPALAVPESVAKDMISKSLKGGVEVSVSVQVETPEREYLPMLYATIGEAPYIVFSAHICHPKPGANDNASGSAMLIELARKLSEAYNDSFRFGFAFLWIPEYHGTQAFFERVNPEEFYANVNLDMVAGSSDRSGSTLMLVRTPFSRFSIVSGLLEHFIGLTNRRGKSFSGSELPAMAFKAYPYEMGSDHDIFNFFGVPGTMPITWPDRVYHSSGDTVEKVGLETIAIIGNAVLAAALTLAKEDREKLRRFARGYAMKVLGEVSMNTETEESERLVMRGLARDSKFLGFELGYEFESEPWLEWKLRGILNERLIRRNGGNAEEFKKLTEDRKVYAQLHELLMLSELLPKERAFKALEEEYGRADKEKLERLVSVLEGAKIVTLS; this is translated from the coding sequence ATGAAGTTGCCCGACGTCCGGCTCAGCCCGGAGCGCGTTCTGAAGGAGATTTCTGAGATAGCGGAGTTCCACAGGATTCAGGGCTCGCGGGAGCTCGTTGAGAGCGTCGAGATGATTAAAGAGAGGCTCGATGAGCTCGGCGTTGAGAACAGGCTTTTACGTTCCGCCTACGACGGAAAAACCTGGCACGGGACGCTGGCCTCACCAATAGCTTGGAACCCCGTTCGCGGGGAGCTGTCCTACGGCGAGAGGAAGCTGACGACGGAGGAAAGCCCGCTCCTTATAATGGCCCACTCACCCGATGGAGAGGCCAAGGCCGAACTCCTGCCGGTTTTCCGCGACGAGGACTGGGAGAAGGCCGAGGGGAAAATCGTCCTTGTTGGGAGGAACTGGAGAGACGCCTATAAAAGGGCCAACGAGGCCGGCGCCAAGGCCTTCATAGCCTACCGCGAGGGAACCGGCGAGTTCTATCCCTACATCGGCCTGTTCCTGACGAGGGACGACCTTGAGTGGGCGAAGATTCCCGCGCTGGCAGTTCCTGAGAGCGTGGCAAAGGATATGATTTCAAAATCCCTTAAAGGTGGCGTTGAGGTAAGCGTTTCCGTCCAGGTGGAAACTCCTGAAAGAGAATACCTCCCGATGCTCTACGCTACAATCGGAGAAGCCCCTTACATCGTCTTCTCGGCCCACATCTGCCACCCCAAGCCCGGGGCCAACGACAACGCGAGCGGGAGCGCGATGCTCATAGAACTCGCGAGGAAGCTCAGCGAGGCCTATAATGACTCCTTCCGCTTCGGCTTCGCCTTCCTCTGGATTCCCGAGTACCACGGCACGCAGGCCTTCTTTGAAAGGGTGAACCCTGAGGAATTCTACGCCAACGTAAACCTCGACATGGTTGCGGGAAGTTCCGACAGGAGCGGCTCAACGCTGATGCTCGTCAGAACGCCATTCTCACGCTTCTCCATTGTTTCCGGCCTGCTCGAACACTTCATCGGGCTGACCAACAGGAGGGGGAAGAGCTTCTCGGGAAGCGAGCTTCCGGCGATGGCCTTCAAAGCTTATCCCTACGAGATGGGGAGCGACCACGACATCTTTAACTTCTTCGGTGTTCCCGGAACGATGCCGATAACTTGGCCTGACAGGGTTTATCACTCGAGCGGGGACACCGTTGAGAAGGTGGGCCTTGAGACAATCGCGATAATCGGAAACGCGGTTCTGGCGGCGGCTCTTACTCTGGCAAAGGAGGACAGGGAGAAGCTGAGGCGCTTCGCGAGGGGCTACGCCATGAAGGTCCTCGGAGAGGTTTCAATGAACACCGAGACGGAGGAGAGCGAGAGACTCGTAATGAGGGGCCTCGCGAGGGATTCAAAGTTCCTCGGCTTTGAGCTCGGTTATGAGTTTGAGAGCGAACCTTGGCTCGAGTGGAAGCTCAGGGGAATCCTCAACGAGAGGCTGATTAGGCGGAACGGTGGCAACGCCGAGGAGTTCAAGAAGCTCACAGAGGACAGGAAGGTCTACGCCCAGCTTCACGAACTGCTCATGCTCTCGGAGCTGCTGCCGAAGGAGAGGGCCTTCAAAGCCCTTGAGGAGGAGTACGGCAGAGCGGATAAAGAAAAGCTTGAAAGACTCGTCAGTGTCCTTGAGGGAGCGAAAATCGTCACTCTTTCCTGA
- a CDS encoding transcriptional regulator encodes MSDVYERLETLLRSLGVKKTELRIYRLLLEKKRPMRVTEIVKELGISERSVREHVLSLYRRGMLRRELIQQGWLGYTYTAVSPSELLENLKRHILERINEIEKELRKE; translated from the coding sequence ATGAGCGACGTCTACGAGAGGCTCGAAACCCTGCTCCGCTCCCTGGGAGTCAAGAAAACCGAGCTCAGAATCTACCGCCTGCTCCTGGAGAAGAAGAGACCGATGCGCGTTACTGAGATAGTCAAGGAGCTCGGCATAAGCGAGCGCTCCGTTCGGGAGCACGTCCTCAGCCTTTACCGCAGGGGAATGCTCAGGAGGGAGCTAATACAGCAGGGCTGGCTCGGCTACACCTACACCGCCGTTTCCCCGAGCGAGCTCCTTGAGAACCTCAAGAGGCACATCCTTGAGAGGATAAACGAAATAGAGAAGGAGCTCAGGAAAGAGTGA